ATAAAGGAATACTAAATGATTCATCACTTTTGGGATATGCTAGAGGGCAGAGACGATTACTGGGCGATGGTGCCGGGCGGCGAGCGTTTTAGGTATATGCTAAGCGGCGCGCAATCTAACGAAAATCTAAAGATCGCTACCGTGGGTGCCGATACGCCTCTTTGGGAGCGGATTTTTGAGTGCGAAGGACTAGAGGAGCTTACGCTGCACTTGCCTAGCAAGGAGCAAATCGCCGCGCTGCCTAAGCTAAAACATCTAGAGCGCCTACGCATAACCAAAATCCAAGTAAAAAATATCGATTTTCTAGCCCGGTTGCCTCTTTTGCGCGAGCTGGTTTTGGAGTACGTCTCCGGCTTTTGCGATCTTTCGCCGCTAAAGGAGCTAAAGAGCCTAAAATCGGCGCATTTTGAAAATTTACGAAGAGTGAGCGATTTTTCGGAGCTTAGCGGCATAGCTTCGCTGCGGTATCTAGGCATAAACGGTACTCTTGATTGGGATCAGCCGATTAAAGACTTCGAGTTTTTAAGAGATTTAGGCGCGCTTGAGGCGCTAAGGCTCATTTGGGTGAAGTGCAAAGCGCCTTATCCAGCGCTCTTACCGCTTGTCGCGCTTAAAAATTTAAAGAAAATAAACATCTACCCCCAAGCCTTCGCGCTAGAAGAATACGCATTAGTACAGCTTATCTGCGAGGGCGTAGAGGGCTCGAATGTGCCGCTTACGACGGAGTTTAAGGATACGGGATACGTAAAATTTTTAGGGCGAGGCTCGGGACATACCAAGATAGGAGCTAAAAACGAGGTGCAAAAGCGCGCGGAGTTTGAGCAAAAATTTGAGGCGTGCAAGCAAAAGGTGCGGGAGGTTTTGGGTCTTGACCGCTAGTTTGCGGGTTAAATAAAGCCAAATTTGATACTCCGCGCCACTCGTCTGCCCCTTGCACTCGCTGGCTTTTGGCAAATTTAATCAAATTTGCGCTCTTTGCTATTTTTGATATGACAAAACAGCGCGCACGGAATGCCGACATGAACGCCATAGGCAAAAAACCGAGTCGAAAATAAAGCCCAAAATACAAGCGCCGACAACCGCATAGCAAAAATTTCGCCCTTAAAATAGACTGGCTCGCTGCGGATTTTCGTAAATTTGTAATCTTTATAGATCGCAACGGCGGTAAAACAACGAAAACCGTGAGCCTCGCCGCGATATTTTACGCCGCAAATTTAAAATCGCGCACGCGTCAAATTTGATAAAAACGGCGCCGAAGCTAGCAAGACAACCTGGAGTAGATGTAGTATGCAGACGCGCTAAATGCGCTCAGGGCAAAAACAGCCCCTATAAAATTAGCGCGACGGCCGTAGATTTTGCACTTTTCTTGTAAATTTACGGCGGGTTTTGGCGTTTGGCGCCGTCTTGCTGGGACTACGATTTTTATTAAATTTGCTTGCGTTTTAAATTTTTTCGCTATCAGTTTGGGCGTTTTGCGGCGTCAAATTTAGCTTTTGATCTCATCGTCAAAAAGCTCGCGGACGTCCGCCTAAAAGCTTTCGGGCATAAAAACCGGTGAGTCCAAAATCTCCAGCAAACCATCCTTAAAAGATAAAAACTCCGCGACTCTTTGGAGCCCCTCAACGGTTTTTATGCTCATGTCCGCTAGTCGTAGCACCTTTGCGAGCTGCATTTTATCGGCCGTCCACTCGGCAAACGCCAAAAACCGCGAATCGTCAGAAAACGTAAAACACGCCGTAGCCTGCTCGCTAAGTAAAATTTGCTCAATCTCGCCGCTTCGGCTAAATTTTACGTTTTCGCTCTTACTATCGTTTTCTTTACGCTTTAAATTTAAACCCTGGGCATCGGCGTTTGCGTTGCCGTTAAATCCGCTTTGCAAATTTAAGCAATCTCGCAAAAGCTCCGCGCTCGCGTAAAGCCGTAGCTCTCCCAGACTCGGCGCACCCATAGCTATCTCATGACCTTCAAATTCCGCGCTAAATTTACCGTCCGCGCTGCACTCTTTCGCGCCGTAATTCCAAGCAGAACCCATTTATTTCCTTTCAAATTTACCCGCGCATTTGCCTGCGCCGCGCAAATCTGGGGTCTCACGGCTCAAAATTAGGACAATAAAATTCATCCGCCTCGCCCCAAAGCTCCTCTAGCGAGCGCCCATTTATCTGCGGTGCGGCGTAGAGCTCTCGCAGCGTAGTAAAATACCGCTCGCCGCTCGCGTTTGCGCCCGTCTCGTCTGCACATCTTTGAAACGAGCAGCGATGCGCATAGGCGATGATCATGTACTCTGCGCCGCGCAGGCGAAAGCTAAGCTCGGGCTCGCCGCCCTGGGCTACGCATTTTAGCAGCATTTGCTCTATGGTTTCAAATGAATATTTGGGCATCTAGCTTCCTTTTAAATTTATCTAGGCGCTTTTTAGAGGGGCAAGTAGACAGAGTTTCATTAAATTTACCGCATTTTTAGAAGTAAATTTTAAAAATTAGCTCAAATTTAAACACCGAGTTTGAGCTAAAATTTGCGGCAAAATCACCGCATCTCAAGGCGCATGAGGTGCATATCCTCGCCGCCCGTGACCTCAAGCTCCTGCGAACCGCAAGCCGGACAGGTGAAGTCGTTTTCGCTAAGCTCGCCGCTAAAACCGCAGCTTTTGCACTCCACGGCGACGTTTTGCAAGACGATCAAAAGCTTGGCATTTTCGCAGATCGTGCCCGCCTTATAAACTTCAAATGCGCTTTGCAAATAGTGAGGCTCGACGCCGCTTAGCCGTCCGATACGCACTTCGAGGCGCACGACCTCTTTCGCGCCGTTTGCGGCGGCGTTTTTCTCGCAAAGCGCGACTAGGCTTTGCACTATGCTTAGTTCGTGCATCGGCTTGCCTCGCTTACGGACGGAGCGGATTTTATTTTTACGTACGCGCCTAGGGAGTAAATTTGATAAATTTTGCGAGCTCGCTCTCGTACCGCGCAAGCCCGAAAATCTAGCGCATTTAAATTTGATCTACTCATCGCCGCGCCTAGCATATTCTGGGCAAAAGCTCGCCCTTTGGCGCTTCTAAAAAGCGTTTCGAGCCGTATGCGTTTTGCAGGATGACGCGGCCGTTTGTAGCACCCAAAATCTCGCCGATCGAAGCCGCGTTAGCGTCAAATTTGCGCAAAATCTCAAGCGCGCGTGCTTCGTCTTTTTCATCTACGGCCAGCACGAAGGTACCCTCGTTTGCAAGCTCATAAGGCTCAAAGCCAAATAGCTCGCAAACGCCCGTTACTTCGTCGCTGACCTTGATATCCTCCTCGCGCACGAGGATGTCTAGGCTACTAAATTTAGCCCATTCGTTTAGCACCGCCGA
The nucleotide sequence above comes from uncultured Campylobacter sp.. Encoded proteins:
- the hypA gene encoding hydrogenase maturation nickel metallochaperone HypA, whose protein sequence is MHELSIVQSLVALCEKNAAANGAKEVVRLEVRIGRLSGVEPHYLQSAFEVYKAGTICENAKLLIVLQNVAVECKSCGFSGELSENDFTCPACGSQELEVTGGEDMHLMRLEMR
- a CDS encoding flagellar protein, translating into MGSAWNYGAKECSADGKFSAEFEGHEIAMGAPSLGELRLYASAELLRDCLNLQSGFNGNANADAQGLNLKRKENDSKSENVKFSRSGEIEQILLSEQATACFTFSDDSRFLAFAEWTADKMQLAKVLRLADMSIKTVEGLQRVAEFLSFKDGLLEILDSPVFMPESF